In the Sporosarcina sp. ANT_H38 genome, one interval contains:
- the gatC gene encoding Asp-tRNA(Asn)/Glu-tRNA(Gln) amidotransferase subunit GatC yields the protein MTQLTIDEVKRHAGLARLAMSDAEAEMFAGQLEDMIGFSIKLEEVDTEFVARMTHPLPLYNVLRKDIPTDALDREEMLNTVKEHEDGQIKVPTIL from the coding sequence ATGACACAATTGACGATAGATGAAGTGAAACGTCACGCAGGTCTTGCAAGGCTTGCTATGTCAGACGCTGAGGCGGAAATGTTTGCCGGGCAACTCGAAGATATGATCGGATTTTCCATTAAACTAGAAGAAGTGGACACTGAATTTGTTGCTAGAATGACGCATCCACTGCCGCTTTACAATGTATTGCGTAAGGATATTCCGACAGACGCGCTTGACAGAGAAGAGATGTTGAATACTGTTAAAGAACACGAAGACGGACAAATCAAAGTGCCGACTATCCTTTGA